From a single Populus nigra chromosome 18, ddPopNigr1.1, whole genome shotgun sequence genomic region:
- the LOC133678315 gene encoding uncharacterized protein C12B10.15c-like, with translation MGLDGNSKAGITGTINQKKSETEVPNLTGKVHLLPCCIKYDGPSAVSHYFKPKPTGVEVEEMKVEEAHFRGRKLQGATLAIPNGYSGFVIGKKSPGKRKASDMSEQNSNTWEITAKFENITYWNHDSLPSKVDAFVRSLHWLSVAEALHKPAAAEDLASASIALEKK, from the exons ATGGGTTTGGATGGAAATTCAAAAGCAGGAATAACAGGaactataaatcaaaagaaatcagAGACAGAAGTCCCAAATTTAACAGGCAAAGTCCACTTACTACCTTGCTGCATCAAATATGATGGCCCTTCTGCTGTTTCTCACTACTTCAAACCCAAACCCACTG GTGTAGAAGTGGAAGAGATGAAAGTTGAGGAAGCTCATTTTAGAGGCAGGAAGTTACAGGGTGCCACACTTGCTATTCCAAATGGGTATTCTG GCTTTGTCATAGGAAAGAAGAGTCCTGGCAAGAGAAAAGCTTCTGACATGTCTGAACAAAACTCAAACACTTGGGAGATAACTGCAAAATTTGAGAACATAACATATTGGAATCACGACAGCTTGCCTTCAAAAGTTGATGCTTTTGTGCGTTCCCTCCACTGGTTATCTGTGGCAGAGGCA CTGCACAAGCCAGCAGCAGCTGAAGATTTGGCTTCTGCATCTATTGCTCTGGAGAAGAAGTGA
- the LOC133678414 gene encoding protein PHLOEM PROTEIN 2-LIKE A9-like: MSEAADPGEVEYEEDTGRWRFKPRGLNITWSSTEGYWTMPEKGTDGPAELLKVCWLEINGSTPKPLSKGERYALSFKISMAEDRFGWQTAPAFMMAKVGKKGIAKRERIKLADVQADHEMEVPFGKLRFEVSKNAQDTTLYFGFYELWSGGWKGGLRIHEAVVEKMPD, from the exons ATGTCAGAGGCAGCTGATCCTGGAGAAGTGGAATATGAAGAG GATACGGGTAGGTGGAGGTTTAAGCCAAGGGGATTGAACATCACTTGGAGTAGTACCGAAGGTTATTGGACGATGCCTGAGAAAGG GACGGATGGCCCTGCAGAGTTGCTAAAGGTATGCTGGCTTGAAATAAACGGCTCAACCCCAAAACCCCTATCCAAAGGGGAGAGGTATGCACTGAGCTTCAAAATATCTATGGCAGAAGACAGATTTGGTTGGCAAACAGCTCCTGCTTTCATGATGGCTAAGGTAGGGAAGAAAGGAATTGCCAAACGGGAAAGAATCAAACTGGCAGATGTGCAGGCAGATCACGAAATGGAAGTTCCTTTTGGCAAGCTTCGGTTTGAAGTTTCGAAAAATGCTCAAGATACCACACTCTACTTCGGATTCTATGAATTGTGGTCTGGAGGATGGAAGGGAGGTTTACGAATTCATGAGGCTGTAGTTGAAAAAATGCCAGATTGA
- the LOC133678385 gene encoding uncharacterized protein C12B10.15c-like yields MGLDGNSKAGITGTINQKKSETEVPNLTGKVHLLPCCIKYDGPSAVSHYFKPKPTGVEVEEMKVEEAHFRGRKLQGATLAIPNGYSGFVIGKKSPGKRKASDMSEQNSNTWEITAKFENITYWNHDSLPSKVDAFVRSLHWLSVAEALHKPAAAEDLASASIALEKK; encoded by the exons ATGGGTTTGGATGGAAATTCAAAAGCAGGAATAACAGGaactataaatcaaaagaaatcagAGACAGAAGTCCCAAATTTAACAGGCAAAGTCCACTTACTACCTTGCTGCATCAAATATGATGGCCCTTCTGCTGTTTCTCACTACTTCAAACCCAAACCCACCG GTGTAGAAGTGGAAGAGATGAAAGTTGAGGAAGCTCATTTTAGAGGCAGGAAGTTACAGGGTGCCACACTTGCTATTCCAAATGGGTATTCTG GCTTTGTCATAGGAAAGAAGAGTCCTGGCAAGAGAAAAGCTTCTGACATGTCTGAACAAAACTCAAACACTTGGGAGATAACTGCAAAATTTGAGAACATAACATATTGGAATCACGACAGCTTGCCTTCAAAAGTTGATGCTTTTGTGCGTTCCCTCCACTGGTTATCTGTGGCAGAAGCA CTGCACAAGCCAGCAGCAGCTGAAGATTTGGCTTCTGCATCTATTGCTCTGGAGAAGAAGTGA
- the LOC133677900 gene encoding protein PHLOEM PROTEIN 2-LIKE A9-like, with protein MSEAADPGEVEYDEDTGRWRFKPRGLNITWSSNPDYWTMPEKGTDGPAELLKVCWLEIEGSTPEHLSKGERYALSFKISMTEDTFGWQEAPAFVMAKVGKKGIAKWARINLADVPVGHEMEVPLGKLQFEVPENAQDTTLYFGFYELCCGGWKGGLRIHEAVVEEMPD; from the exons ATGTCAGAGGCAGCTGATCCTGGGGAAGTGGAGTATGACGAG GATACGGGTAGGTGGAGGTTTAAGCCAAGGGGATTGAACATCACTTGGAGTAGTAACCCAGATTATTGGACGATGCCTGAGAAAGG GACGGATGGCCCTGCAGAGTTGCTAAAGGTATGCTGGCTTGAAATAGAGGGCTCAACCCCAGAACACCTATCGAAAGGGGAGAGGTATGCACTGAGCTTCAAAATATCTATGACAGAAGACACATTTGGTTGGCAAGAAGCTCCTGCTTTCGTGATGGCTAAGGTAGGGAAGAAAGGAATTGCCAAATGGGCAAGAATCAATCTGGCGGATGTGCCGGTAGGTCACGAAATGGAAGTTCCTTTAGGCAAGCTTCAGTTTGAAGTTCCGGAAAATGCTCAAGATACCACACTCTACTTCGGATTCTATGAATTGTGTTGTGGAGGATGGAAGGGAGGTTTACGAATTCATGAGGCTGTAGTTGAAGAAATGCCAGATTGA